One window of the Shewanella maritima genome contains the following:
- a CDS encoding alkyl/aryl-sulfatase, which translates to MRTIIATSIVTALFGANALALANAEPLEINEPMIPVLSHKHYLGEDSTATHYWHGENRGDMTWTPTGGNDAYSKPSAKVNPTLTAHSQKMDRGIFSYKNTFHTVYGYGLTSPTIIDGTDGLIVLDPVESVDKMRDVMTDFRRVTGNKKPVSAILYSHWHPDHYAGVRGIAGAENAKIIAHESFMDNVVKGSMGGTGPALGFRVDYSLGTLLNVEEGGRINGGLGPDFEIREHSLIVPNELVTGYRGELRTTIAGVDMQIVHVPSEASDEIIVYFPEQELLWGAEVIQGESFPNLHTIRGTKYRNPSVWYPGIDVLREFNADVLLVSHGRPVVGKAHVDDTLTAYRDAIQFTYDQSIKAINSGATQEDLIRDITLPPHLENHPWLGDFYGSIRHATKQIFVGELGWFDGDPTTLNPLHSVEASKRYVDMVGGKAKMMKFAIDACDNQDWQWCAELSTHVVRLDLEDMEPRLLKARALRALAYQETNNNWRNWYLTSAQELDGTIDYSKKINLQAPDLLKEFTTNQLVDGLKYSLNAERSIDKHFTIAFAFTDTDETHALEVRRGVAQFHEDFEGQAQTTIRMSKMAFLGLLTRNLDLNQAASSGQLKVEGEANLVPIFFNLLDKPVENPALTVR; encoded by the coding sequence ATGAGAACAATCATAGCGACGAGTATTGTTACTGCTTTATTTGGTGCAAATGCACTGGCGTTAGCGAATGCTGAACCTTTAGAGATAAATGAGCCAATGATTCCGGTGCTTTCTCATAAGCACTATCTTGGTGAAGACTCGACGGCGACACACTATTGGCATGGTGAGAATCGAGGTGATATGACATGGACACCGACAGGTGGTAACGATGCGTATAGCAAGCCTTCAGCTAAGGTAAATCCAACACTAACAGCCCACTCTCAAAAAATGGATAGGGGCATATTTAGCTACAAAAACACTTTCCATACTGTATATGGCTATGGTTTGACATCGCCAACTATCATTGATGGTACAGATGGCCTGATTGTTCTTGACCCTGTTGAGTCTGTCGACAAAATGCGTGATGTAATGACTGATTTTCGTCGCGTTACGGGAAACAAAAAGCCGGTGAGTGCGATTTTATACTCGCATTGGCACCCAGATCACTATGCCGGTGTTCGTGGTATTGCAGGCGCTGAGAATGCCAAGATTATTGCACATGAATCGTTTATGGATAACGTAGTTAAAGGTTCTATGGGTGGCACTGGACCTGCGCTTGGGTTCCGTGTGGATTACTCATTGGGTACGCTGCTTAACGTAGAAGAGGGCGGAAGAATCAATGGTGGCTTAGGTCCAGACTTTGAGATTCGGGAACACAGTCTAATTGTGCCAAATGAATTAGTTACTGGGTATAGAGGCGAGCTGAGAACAACAATAGCAGGTGTGGATATGCAGATTGTTCACGTTCCCTCTGAAGCGTCCGATGAAATCATCGTTTACTTCCCTGAGCAAGAATTATTATGGGGCGCAGAAGTAATACAAGGTGAGAGCTTCCCGAATCTACACACAATCCGCGGCACTAAATATCGTAATCCGAGTGTTTGGTATCCAGGCATTGATGTGCTTCGCGAGTTTAACGCGGATGTTCTTTTAGTTTCTCATGGTCGCCCAGTAGTCGGAAAAGCCCATGTTGATGATACATTGACCGCCTATCGGGATGCGATCCAGTTTACTTATGATCAGTCCATCAAAGCCATCAATAGTGGTGCAACTCAAGAGGATCTCATTCGAGATATTACCCTACCACCACACCTTGAAAACCATCCATGGCTTGGTGATTTTTACGGTTCTATTCGTCACGCAACTAAGCAAATTTTTGTTGGCGAACTAGGTTGGTTTGATGGTGACCCAACGACCCTCAACCCACTTCACTCGGTGGAAGCATCAAAGCGCTATGTTGATATGGTTGGCGGCAAAGCTAAGATGATGAAGTTTGCGATTGATGCTTGTGACAATCAAGATTGGCAATGGTGTGCGGAACTATCTACTCATGTTGTGAGACTTGACCTTGAAGATATGGAACCTCGTCTACTTAAAGCAAGAGCGTTGCGTGCATTGGCATATCAAGAGACCAACAATAACTGGAGAAACTGGTATCTGACGTCGGCGCAAGAGCTGGATGGGACTATTGATTACAGTAAAAAAATCAACTTGCAAGCGCCTGATCTCTTGAAAGAGTTTACGACTAACCAATTGGTTGATGGTTTGAAGTACTCATTGAATGCTGAACGCAGTATAGACAAGCACTTTACTATTGCGTTTGCGTTTACCGATACTGACGAAACACACGCGTTGGAAGTTAGACGTGGAGTAGCTCAGTTCCATGAAGATTTTGAAGGGCAAGCACAAACCACTATTCGCATGTCTAAGATGGCATTTCTCGGTTTGCTGACTAGGAATCTAGATCTTAACCAAGCAGCCTCTAGTGGTCAGTTAAAAGTAGAGGGAGAGGCTAACCTTGTCCCAATCTTCTTTAATTTGCTTGATAAACCTGTAGAGAATCCTGCTCTAACCGTACGCTAA